A stretch of the Niveispirillum cyanobacteriorum genome encodes the following:
- a CDS encoding tetratricopeptide repeat protein produces MTPEQINQWRHRIRAHTYANYHYEMARALADKTETVAACQHLRQALDIMPQHAVSSLLLMDILRSEGREADVQAVRQEALAAGVFDTVERLRAGVQVLASPQPAPLPAIPDDAPAGALQALETMYEVAALLRQQEPAYRHSRKEVATDLFLDGAQWGDLFSKALPAYLGAGRWADAIRLGTIGDAIAPGTPRLEHSLALAHLATGDVVQALAILEPAVAASPYEPFLSIDLALALGHKGDAAAAIEAAGKAAAMGARKPIAYSMLAWNGLLFDDQDALDVALPVLRSRKEDISPWTEFPLALAALRQGSDAEALELLRGLFAQPKLHAPSRLCFTVLPGREQREHLLPLMLATGYEPGFPPLTPA; encoded by the coding sequence TTGACCCCCGAACAGATCAATCAATGGCGCCATCGCATCCGTGCCCATACCTACGCGAATTATCACTACGAGATGGCTCGCGCTCTGGCGGACAAGACTGAAACGGTTGCCGCTTGTCAGCACCTGCGCCAAGCGCTGGATATCATGCCGCAGCATGCCGTGTCCTCGCTGCTGCTGATGGATATTCTGCGCAGTGAGGGACGGGAGGCAGATGTTCAGGCGGTACGGCAGGAGGCTTTAGCGGCTGGAGTGTTCGATACGGTTGAGCGTCTGCGCGCAGGGGTACAGGTACTGGCATCGCCGCAACCCGCTCCGCTTCCCGCTATTCCAGACGATGCCCCGGCAGGTGCTCTGCAGGCGCTTGAAACGATGTATGAAGTGGCCGCATTGCTGCGCCAGCAGGAACCCGCTTATCGTCACAGCCGTAAGGAGGTCGCCACCGACCTGTTTCTGGACGGCGCACAGTGGGGAGATCTGTTCAGCAAAGCTCTGCCCGCTTATCTGGGCGCCGGTCGCTGGGCTGATGCGATCCGGTTGGGCACGATTGGTGACGCCATTGCGCCGGGGACTCCCCGGCTGGAGCATTCCCTGGCCCTTGCCCATCTGGCAACGGGGGATGTTGTTCAGGCACTTGCCATCTTGGAACCTGCGGTGGCCGCCTCCCCCTATGAGCCTTTCCTGTCCATCGATCTGGCTTTGGCCCTGGGGCACAAAGGGGATGCAGCCGCAGCTATCGAAGCCGCCGGCAAAGCAGCTGCCATGGGGGCGAGGAAGCCTATAGCCTATAGCATGCTGGCTTGGAACGGGCTGCTGTTCGATGATCAAGATGCCCTGGATGTCGCCCTCCCGGTCTTGCGTTCCCGCAAGGAGGATATCTCCCCCTGGACAGAGTTCCCCTTGGCCTTGGCGGCCCTGCGCCAGGGCAGCGATGCTGAGGCGCTTGAGTTGTTGCGTGGACTATTCGCGCAGCCGAAACTCCATGCGCCATCACGCCTCTGTTTCACTGTCCTGCCAGGACGCGAACAGCGGGAGCATCTGTTGCCTTTGATGCTGGCGACAGGGTATGAGCCGGGCTTTCCGCCTCTTACCCCCGCTTGA
- a CDS encoding TylF/MycF/NovP-related O-methyltransferase, which translates to MPVSPDFDQEFSDIYARCHFATMTTAERMFGLYKAVRYIVEAGIPGSFVECGVWKGGSVMLMAETLIRAGETDRDLFLFDTFDRMPPPSSDDITFDGVSAQSMMDNEAPKDTPDSIWCMSTLEEVQKNLQRTGYPENKFHIVKGLVEETIPKKAPESIALLRLDTDWYESTKHELEHLYPHLSAGGVLIIDDYGHWLGARRAVDEYLAQLPEKILLNRLDFSGRIAVKRG; encoded by the coding sequence ATGCCCGTTAGCCCTGATTTTGATCAGGAATTCTCTGATATTTATGCCCGTTGTCATTTTGCAACGATGACTACTGCAGAACGCATGTTTGGTCTTTACAAGGCGGTGCGTTACATTGTGGAAGCTGGGATTCCTGGTTCCTTTGTCGAATGCGGGGTATGGAAGGGCGGCTCGGTCATGCTGATGGCCGAGACACTAATACGTGCCGGGGAAACAGACCGGGACCTCTTCCTCTTTGACACATTTGACCGGATGCCGCCGCCTTCGTCGGACGACATCACTTTTGATGGTGTCTCGGCACAGTCAATGATGGACAACGAAGCGCCGAAAGACACACCTGACTCAATATGGTGCATGTCGACCTTAGAAGAGGTACAAAAAAATCTTCAGAGAACAGGGTATCCAGAAAACAAATTTCACATAGTTAAGGGCCTTGTCGAGGAAACAATTCCTAAAAAGGCACCTGAGTCCATTGCTTTACTGCGCCTCGACACTGACTGGTATGAATCTACGAAGCATGAGCTTGAACATTTATATCCCCACCTTTCAGCTGGTGGCGTTCTGATTATTGATGATTATGGTCACTGGCTCGGCGCACGTCGCGCTGTCGATGAATATCTGGCGCAGTTACCTGAGAAAATCCTACTCAACCGGCTGGATTTCTCCGGGCGTATCGCTGTCAAGCGGGGGTAA
- a CDS encoding class I SAM-dependent methyltransferase, translated as MTSENKGTADMSLSVRQALFTQINSLPHNCGGLSPDAIGIWQLLLETQKRENIRGDMLEIGVLEGAAAAMMVTGLNPGEQLVGIDIALQRHAIENCVTKVDPQGLSKLSLHEGDSRQMWRTGMLDAWRGRCRFLHIDGEHSYDAVRSDLELCEQLMTGDGIIAVDDVLSAESVCVTHALFDHLRDRPHRLRMFLCGTNKAYLCCPSQLGFYREICLNELIPFVEEMTKVKLRLSKNSHAWELDYLTVANRGDGSRYMRIGKYLDEKPL; from the coding sequence ATGACATCAGAGAACAAGGGGACCGCTGATATGTCCCTTTCGGTACGCCAGGCGCTGTTCACCCAGATCAATTCCCTGCCCCATAACTGCGGCGGGCTCAGCCCGGACGCCATCGGCATCTGGCAACTGCTTCTGGAAACGCAGAAGAGGGAGAACATCCGAGGCGATATGCTGGAAATCGGCGTGCTGGAGGGAGCGGCGGCAGCCATGATGGTGACCGGACTCAATCCAGGAGAGCAGCTTGTCGGCATCGATATCGCCTTGCAGCGCCATGCCATTGAAAACTGTGTAACCAAGGTGGATCCACAGGGCTTATCGAAACTGTCGCTGCATGAGGGGGATTCCCGGCAAATGTGGCGGACGGGGATGTTAGACGCCTGGCGCGGCCGCTGCCGTTTTCTGCATATTGATGGCGAACATTCTTATGACGCCGTGCGCAGCGACCTGGAGCTATGCGAGCAGCTGATGACCGGAGATGGCATCATCGCCGTGGACGATGTACTGAGCGCAGAATCAGTCTGCGTCACGCATGCCCTATTCGATCACCTGCGCGACCGACCACACCGCCTGCGAATGTTTCTATGCGGCACCAACAAAGCCTATCTCTGCTGCCCATCCCAGCTCGGGTTTTATCGTGAGATCTGCTTGAATGAGCTGATCCCGTTTGTTGAGGAAATGACCAAGGTAAAGCTGCGTCTTTCCAAGAACTCCCATGCTTGGGAACTTGACTATCTGACTGTCGCGAACCGCGGTGACGGTAGCCGATACATGAGAATCGGCAAATATCTGGACGAAAAACCACTCTGA
- a CDS encoding glycosyltransferase — MKVALVNTYDEIGGAARAALRLHKALLVCGQPVRTYVHQKDSNAADIIRVLAETPAEKAAAEAIETVDSAERAAYPSMADNRHPLFTSERAGPGPALVNRLEAVDIINLHWVRGLLDWEHFFATRPPGQAVVWTMHDTLAFTGGCHYPGTCGHFTAACGSCHHLGSSDPDDMSARILRRKREAISRFTGPFSLVAPSRWMADMCQRSALFAGRAVTVIPNGIDTDIFRPGNRTALREELGLPIDIPIVLFVASVLTEPRKGLTYVLEALERLGETMPVILATAGHAPPVSVTGVQHIHLGIAMDDEQLRNFYVAADVLILPSLEDNLPNTAMEALACGTPVVGFPSGGIPDLVDMTCGELAPALSGEGLALALRRLLNDPIRHADLCRGARRKAEREYALAVHGRRYLDHYQSILSARPTGESLS; from the coding sequence ATGAAGGTCGCTCTGGTCAATACCTATGACGAGATCGGCGGTGCAGCCCGGGCGGCCCTGCGCCTGCACAAGGCCCTGCTGGTCTGTGGCCAGCCGGTTCGGACCTATGTCCATCAAAAGGATTCCAACGCCGCCGACATCATCAGGGTCCTAGCCGAAACACCGGCCGAAAAGGCCGCTGCCGAAGCCATTGAGACAGTGGACAGTGCCGAACGGGCCGCCTATCCAAGCATGGCCGATAACCGGCACCCACTGTTCACCAGCGAACGGGCTGGCCCGGGTCCGGCCCTGGTCAACCGTCTGGAGGCGGTGGACATCATCAACCTGCACTGGGTGCGGGGACTGCTTGACTGGGAGCATTTCTTCGCCACGCGCCCCCCGGGCCAGGCCGTCGTCTGGACCATGCATGACACGCTGGCCTTCACAGGTGGCTGCCATTACCCTGGTACATGCGGACATTTCACTGCCGCCTGCGGTAGTTGCCATCACTTAGGCTCCAGTGATCCCGACGATATGTCGGCTCGCATCCTGCGGCGCAAGCGTGAGGCAATATCCCGCTTTACCGGCCCCTTCTCATTGGTGGCCCCCAGTCGCTGGATGGCGGACATGTGCCAGCGCAGCGCGCTGTTTGCGGGCCGGGCAGTCACTGTCATCCCCAACGGAATTGACACGGATATCTTCCGACCGGGGAACCGGACGGCGCTGCGGGAGGAACTGGGCCTGCCCATAGATATACCGATCGTACTGTTCGTCGCCTCGGTCCTGACAGAGCCACGCAAGGGTCTGACTTATGTGTTGGAGGCGCTAGAACGTCTGGGCGAAACCATGCCTGTCATCCTGGCCACAGCCGGGCACGCACCGCCTGTATCAGTGACCGGAGTTCAGCATATCCATCTAGGAATAGCCATGGATGATGAGCAGTTACGGAATTTCTACGTGGCCGCCGATGTCCTAATCCTGCCCAGCCTAGAAGACAATCTCCCGAACACCGCCATGGAGGCATTGGCCTGCGGGACACCAGTGGTGGGGTTTCCGTCGGGGGGGATTCCCGATCTTGTGGACATGACCTGTGGCGAGTTGGCCCCGGCCCTGTCCGGCGAAGGGCTAGCTCTGGCGCTGCGTAGGCTGTTGAATGATCCCATCCGCCATGCTGACCTGTGCCGGGGTGCCCGGCGCAAGGCGGAACGGGAATATGCCCTTGCTGTGCATGGACGCCGGTATCTCGATCATTACCAATCCATCCTCAGCGCGCGACCGACTGGAGAAAGCTTGTCATGA
- a CDS encoding class I SAM-dependent methyltransferase yields the protein MTVRTSEVAAVYQAHFGTEVGPLFQGIETLTLRRSRVSDLMFFDPPVTGDTRFYEQLARIDWYYSADKHEFAYSRQRIPAGARVLEVGCGPGFFGASLKNHVYLGLEFNPTARAQAQARGLHVEATDVADVARREPGSFDAVVSFQVLEHVDDPGVFLESCAALVRPGGRLIVSVPSADSFMRFNLNDVLNMPPHHVTWWSDRCLAWCAERYGLRLTELHHQSLSDGGHRQWFLQQFSERALLKYLGIAPTGPMLDMGLQGRLRTLTGALAQILEFGFEDPMMEPRGHTVVAIMDKPETEP from the coding sequence ATGACGGTCCGGACCAGCGAGGTTGCCGCCGTCTATCAGGCCCATTTCGGAACGGAAGTGGGGCCCCTGTTTCAGGGGATTGAGACGCTGACCCTGCGCCGGTCGCGGGTTTCTGATCTGATGTTCTTCGACCCGCCGGTGACGGGCGATACCCGTTTCTATGAACAACTGGCCCGGATCGATTGGTACTATTCAGCCGACAAGCATGAATTCGCCTATAGCCGCCAGCGCATCCCGGCTGGCGCACGCGTGCTAGAAGTCGGATGCGGGCCTGGTTTTTTCGGGGCCTCGCTCAAGAACCATGTCTATTTGGGGCTGGAGTTCAATCCCACAGCCCGGGCGCAGGCCCAGGCACGGGGCCTGCATGTCGAGGCCACAGATGTCGCAGACGTCGCCCGACGGGAACCCGGATCCTTTGATGCCGTGGTCTCCTTCCAGGTGCTGGAACATGTCGACGATCCAGGGGTGTTCCTGGAAAGCTGTGCCGCCCTGGTGCGTCCGGGTGGTCGCCTGATCGTCAGCGTACCCAGTGCCGACTCCTTCATGCGTTTCAACCTGAACGACGTCCTCAACATGCCGCCCCACCATGTGACATGGTGGAGCGACCGTTGCCTGGCTTGGTGTGCTGAGCGCTATGGGCTGCGCCTGACCGAGTTGCATCATCAAAGCCTGTCCGATGGCGGGCACCGGCAATGGTTCCTCCAGCAATTCTCCGAACGGGCACTGCTGAAATATCTCGGTATCGCCCCGACAGGGCCTATGCTGGACATGGGACTGCAAGGCCGCCTGCGTACCCTGACGGGAGCGCTGGCGCAGATTCTGGAATTCGGTTTTGAAGATCCAATGATGGAGCCGCGCGGCCATACCGTGGTGGCCATCATGGATAAGCCAGAGACAGAACCATGA